One window of the Rosa rugosa chromosome 3, drRosRugo1.1, whole genome shotgun sequence genome contains the following:
- the LOC133741440 gene encoding mogroside IE synthase-like codes for MEKEQRVYKAHCLVFPYPSQGHINPLLQFSKLLDHKGVKVTLVTTRFFYSTMYRGSSYTALETISLETISDGYDEGWKTQGVSIQAYLESFRKVGSQTLAELLEKLSGSGCPVDCLVYDAFMPWPLDIAKKFEILGAVFFTQSCAVDNIYNHVNKGLLKLPLTDSEISLPGMPPLEPLDLQSFVYDFESYPAFFEVVIGQFSTVDKADWVLCNTFYELEEQVVDWMSKFWPLRTIGPTIPSNYLDNRLEDDKGYGVDLFKSNNDACMKWLNEHPKNSVAYVSFGSAAELGLEQMEELAWGLRRSKSKFLWVVIESEAAKVPKGFIEETAEKGLVVSWCSQLEVLAHEAVGCFITHCGWNSTLESLSLGVPLVAMPQWSDQSTNAKYIRDVWKIGVKAQPDEKGIVRREELEHCMSEIMEGGRGKEIQKNAMKWKDLARKAVIEGGSSDKNIDEFIATLVKR; via the exons atggagaaagaacaGAGAGTCTACAAAGCTCACTGTTTGGTCTTTCCCTATCCTAGTCAAGGCCATATCAACCCTTTGCTCCAATTTTCTAAGCTTTTAGATCACAAAGGAGTCAAAGTCACACTGGTCACTACGCGTTTTTTCTACTCTACAATGTACAGAGGATCAAGTTACACTGCCCTTGAGACAATCTCACTGGAGACCATCTCCGATGGTTATGACGAAGGCTGGAAAACGCAGGGAGTAAGTATTCAAGCGTATTTGGAGAGCTTTCGGAAAGTAGGGTCGCAGACTTTGGCTGAGCTCCTTGAGAAGCTATCCGGCTCAGGGTGCCCAGTTGACTGTCTTGTTTATGATGCATTCATGCCTTGGCCTTTGGACATTGCTAAGAAGTTTGAAATACTCGGGGCTGTTTTCTTTACTCAATCTTGTGCTGTTGATAACATTTACAATCATGTCAACAAGGGGCTACTGAAACTTCCTCTTACTGACTCTGAAATTTCACTTCCCGGGATGCCACCACTTGAGCCTTTAGACCTGCAATCTTTTGTATATGATTTCGAGTCTTACCCCGCTTTCTTTGAAGTTGTTATTGGACAGTTCTCCACTGTTGACAAAGCCGATTGGGTCCTCTGCAACACATTTTATGAGTTGGAAGAACAG GTGGTGGATTGGATGTCAAAGTTTTGGCCACTGAGGACCATTGGACCAACTATACCATCTAACTATTTGGATAACCGACTTGAAGATGACAAAGGTTATGGCGTTGACCTATTTAAATCCAACAATGATGCCTGCATGAAATGGTTAAACGAACATCCAAAGAACTCTGTTGCTTACGTCTCATTCGGCAGCGCTGCAGAACTGGGACTTGAGCAAATGGAGGAACTGGCATGGGGTTTGAGGAGAAGCAAAAGCAAGTTCTTGTGGGTGGTTATAGAATCAGAAGCAGCTAAAGTCCCCAAAGGGTTCATCGAGGAGACAGCTGAGAAGGGTTTGGTAGTTTCATGGTGCTCCCAACTGGAGGTTTTGGCTCATGAAGCTGTCGGATGCTTCATTACACATTGTGGTTGGAACTCAACTTTGGAGTCTCTAAGTTTGGGAGTTCCATTAGTGGCAATGCCACAATGGAGTGACCAAAGCACCAATGCCAAGTACATTAGGGATGTGTGGAAGATAGGGGTTAAAGCTCAACCTGATGAGAAAGGCATTGTAAGGCGAGAAGAACTAGAGCATTGTATGAGTGAAATCATGGAAGGGGGGAGAGGAAAAGAAATACAAAAGAATGCCATGAAATGGAAAGATTTGGCTAGAAAGGCAGTGATTGAAGGCGGAAGTTCCGACAAAAACATTGATGAGTTCATTGCAACGTTGGTTAAGCGTTAA